DNA sequence from the Manihot esculenta cultivar AM560-2 chromosome 11, M.esculenta_v8, whole genome shotgun sequence genome:
TCTGCCCTCTCTGCTGATGGGGCAGAGACGGGTCTTGTCTTTGTCCTCTCTGCTGATGGGGCAGAGGCAAGACTCATCTCTGCCTTCTCTACCGAGTGCAAAGATTCTTGCACCTGGCAGAGACCTTTCTCTATCGCACTTTTGAAGTGCGgtagagaaataaaaaaatatattaaaaattctaccgcacttcaaaagtgcggtagaatttttttatttaaaaaatattttttttgggtCAGAAAGATAAGACTCATCTCTGCCATCTCTGCCAGGGATTCCTGCACCTGGCAGAGACCCTCCTCTACCGCACTTTTGAAGTGCGGTagagatataaaaaaaatattaaaaattctaccgcactttaaaagtgcagtagaatttttttatttaaaaaaaaatttatttttgagtCAACGGCTCTCTACTGATTCGAAAAAATTTTTTCCACGAATAAgaatttaagaaatattttttattttaaatcttgttTTGTAAAAAGCCCGAGAATAACTATAGGAACACATGCAATCATTGTTCAAGTAGAGTGtgatcaaaagaaaaaaaaaacaaaaaaatatctATAACTCCATCCTACGTTGGGGAGGAGACATCCATTCTCCAGTATAAGGATACTCAAGAGCTAGagtttatcattatttttttgttttttatttttaaatataatggaaTCCATGTTTTCTCTCCAGTACCtgagaagaaaatgaaatatAGAACTCATAGATCtgagaagaaaatgaaatatAGGACTCATGGATTTGATATTAAATTCAATCCACCATTTTAAGACAATGAATAATTTATGATGCACTTCCACTTACATATTTTTTCAGTCATTCGGCCGATTTTTAGTGTAAGAATTCCACATTTGCATATTCCCATTCAAAACCGACCACGGCTATTATGTGAATATACGAAGAGGACTTTCATCGAACACATTTAGCACATTGAAATTGTGGGATTTGCTTGCGTCTGCTGCTTttcaaacttaaaaaaaaaaagttgatgaTTGCATTTTATGATTCAAGAAGTAGTGGGAGGTGATATCAGCCCACTAATAAAGAGTAATTAGTATGTAGAGTTGTAGTGCTCTTCGCTTTGTTTCTTTGTTCCACCACTTCTTGTTAGGTTTTCCATTTAGCTTTTCACATATGTTTTCCTATTTGctactttttatttatattttatttgacacaatagtataaattaatttctgtatttttaaaaatttattaaaatatattttttattaataaaataatttcttttctttaaaagaaaatagaaaaaaatagaaaaaaataaaaaggagaagaacaaaaataaattaaataaaaaaaatagaaaaaataaagaggagaaaaacaaaaataaactaaatggattattttattaatattgagaaaaaataagtaaataacacacttaataaatttaattttacatttaataaaatctcttatttagtatatgaatattactattattaataaattaatttttatattttaaaaaatttattaaaatatttttatttttttaataaaataatttatcctcatcatttaaaaaataaaaataaataaaaatagaatagatgactattttattaataagaaaaataaaaaagacgttttaataaattttttaaaatcgaatggCTAATTTAATATCggtaatatctaaaaattaaatagaaaatttttttatttattattatttaatttacaagttaaattcaatttttatatatatttcgtctgaattataaaaaaacacATGAAATTTGTGAATTAAATGATTTTACTGTTtacgaaaaaaaataaaaatatttcagagTTAATAATCCACTTTGTATTgtagttttaaaatgaaaagcCTCTTCTTTAGTGATAGTGGAGATATTAATCATGGCAATGAAGGTCGGTACAATTATTGTTACACAACTGTTAAACCCACTCATCACTTCTTTTACATATCTCTACCTTTCATAAAGATaaggtttattattattattatcaaataatatatataacccTATTAATATATACCCTTATTTAAtctccatttaaaaaatttaattagtatagcaataacttatttaattaattttcaataatattacaacaaatattaaaattaataaaaaaatatatttttattattaattattcatctatttatagaaaataatttatatttaaaaaaatattatctataaaaaatatttttaataaaataacttattttttattatttaatttttattatatataaatttattgatctattttattttttaaattaaaactaaacaacgaaaaaataaataatttataagaagatatttttatttgaaaaatttttctaCATAtggaaatataaattatttttggtaAATAAATGAAGtctagaaatttaaaatttacttttataaattgctactataaaattaaatacaaatatttgtaataaaaattatagttatTGGTAAAAATATTTGTTAAGAATAATGAATAttgatgttaaaaataatttttttattaatattcataatttttattttgttatatctttttatttatcatcagtaattgttatatattaatttttatgataatgaaattaatatcactgtgaaatttttattattaattttagtatttcTAATACTAAATATAAGTGAAGAGTATATTTAATaaaggaaataaatttattatttttaattttaattattgcaGAAAGTAAAATTATGATGTGATCCGATCGAAGTAGTACTGTGATTGGGTAGATCTACAAAAAGAAGAAAGTGAGATGGTTAGCGTCTACGGCAGCCACTCTGAcattcaagtcagtaaactgaaaaaCAATGTAGGAATAGGAAATTACTTAGAGTTTTAGTGTTTGGTGTGAGAGAATAGTATATATTTGCTTCTGTGATAGTTTTCCTTTTATACGGTAAGAAAGTGGAggtaaatatagtattttttgatAATTCAATAATGATGTGGCTGGTCTATTAGTAAGGGATCTTCACCGGCTGATTGGTCGGAAATTCCGTGATTGTAGGCGTAAAAGAGATCTGTTGGATTGTAGCTGCTTGGCGGTAATTTTCTTATGGAAATTCTCTCTAACGTTTGAGAAAGCGAGTCTGACCTGAAGTTGAACTATTATGAGACTAGATATTTTCTTTTGATACCAAACATAATGGTCGTCCGAGTTTTAATTAGGAGTCAGTCGTCCGAGTCTTTTTTTCTATGGGTGGGATTGCTTATCAGCTTATCAAATCTTACCACGTGCCTTATTTTATTGTGACAACtcacaatttattttaaaaaattcttatgTAGAATCAGAGTCTCCCGTTGATCTTCGATTTTTTAGATTCAAGGGTGGCAATTGTCTTTATGATCTAAATCATGTGGTTTATTTGGTTGGATAATATTTCATAGTTCCATATCGAATCGTTGTATCTAATAATGTTCTCAATTTAAAAATGGATGAAAAAGAGAAGTTTTAAGGAATCAATTCGAAAAAGAGAAGGGAGTGATGTCCCATTTACCTAATGCAAAGCAACTTCATAATGGTGTCTATAAATAGCAGATACCTCCAGTGCTTTAATTTCATAAATGACAATTCATTAATCCtccaatgatgatgatgatgatgcctCCTCCTACTCTCTTCCTGGCTTCTACTCTTGCTTTTATTACACTTCTAACAACAGCTGCTCATGCAAGAATTCTACAAGGTAATTAATTTACATAACCTCATGAATTTTCGATTTTATTTATCTAAATATTCTCTGAAAATTATTAGCAACAGATTGCTCTCTCCTCAAAGCAACAATATTAGCTACTTATGAGAGGCACCTGACTCCACCACCTACTCCGATATTATCACCATCAAGCCACCAATTAACCGACGGTTATGTGCGACCGTACCATCATCCTCCGCCACCTCCAAAGCCTGCAACACCAATCGGCCAGCTCGAGAATATTGCTTTTCCATGCGCCCAAGGACAAAGTGATCAACCGTGCAATAATTACATATCCATGGTGACAGACTATGGAAGAACATCAATATCACCTCCACCACCTCCGATGCCGGCGTCGCCATCCCATCCTCTTCACCGGACGCTGCAAGAAGGGTCACCTCCGAGCCATTTGGCTTCAGCCTAAGCTAATTAGTATCACTTCTCTTCTGTTCAGTTCAGAAACGTGCATGGGATACCGCCTAGCAGTTAGGGTTGAAATCCTCGTTGGTTTTTTTCTCGTACTCTTAAATAGTTATAGTGTGGTTTTTGCTACAACGGTGTCGTTTGAGAGGTTTGTTTATGTAGAGAATATGTAGCCGATGTATGCGTGGTAAAGAAAAGCATTTCTATGTGGAAATGTTAGTCTCTACTCTGCTTCATCGTTGTGTTTTATATGTTCagcaaataattaataatttattttaaaaaatacttttttatattttaatcgataaatattaaatttaaataaaatttaactcaCAAATATCTATCATTCATATAAGAGAGAACTATCGATATAAAATTCAACAATAAATTTTaccagtttttttttaaaagtgtaTTACCTCCTCCATCATCATTGAAAATACCTCAACAAAGTTTGAGAGAGTTAAGGACCACATTTCCATgatattaaaagattaattaaataaacCAATTGTGCTGCTAAtgaatgattaattaattaaataaaccaATTGTGCTGCTAATGAatgattaaatataattaattaatgataccAAAATCCCATCACcactaataatttatataaacaaCATTTagaaactaattaaaaaaaaaagagaagaatcatggtttttttttaactaatcaAAGTTGGGATTGCTTAATTGATGCTTCCACTAATTTATAATTGGCCTGTAAAACATTTAATTAACGTAAATAGGATATGCTTGgcgaatattttaatttaaaataataactatttaatttctatgaATAATAAgggaaattaaatagttaatgatttaaaaaatgaatatttaatatattttaaaaataaaagaattaaataattaattttactaaataacagaattaatagtaatttttttaaaaaaatataaaaatataattaatatatatatttttatattattaatagtttaaatttataataaataaccaTATTTAATTAACATcaaaatgtaatgttttagagttattatattagaaaatcacacttttattttaatcatatgatagtttttattttcctttttaactTAATACATGCACTATCCAATGAATTATCTAaaacaaaattatattatatattcttGATCTTTTATTTTGACTTATACACTACATATTCcaaaattatcttttattttttaaacccttcaatttatatttttaaaactaataaaaacttttttttcacttaataatttatttctattgatacaaaatgaaaaattacaGCATGTGTTTAGTTGAAAACAAAAACTTTAAATAAAAGATTATGGGTTTAATCTaccttttcaattaatttaggtgttaatttatatttttttctcataCATTTTCAAAGATTATATGGATATAAACAATATTAGAGCGATCAAAATTATATGGATATAAACAATAATCATAACTGTCAAGATAAACAAAGTTGAGAAAGAATCAATTAGACTGTTAGTTCGTTACTGAGTTGTAACTCACTTAGTTAAACAAGTTACTAAGTTGAACTAGTCTCTAATTCTTGTAtataaagtcttgtaattgagGAATTAAGATATGAAATTCTCTATTTTCTCTTTtagttttctttcttctttactTTGTGATATGGTATTAGAACAAAACAAAGAAGATCTTCTTTTCTTAATCGTACTCATGACaatctaaatttttttgatttagTACACATGGATGTGTGGGGACCATATTTTCATACACATATCAATAAAAACCACTACTTTCTTAGAATAGTAGATGATGCATCTAGATATATATGGACTTTTCTTATGAAAACAAAATCTGAAGTTGTTTTTCTTGTCCCTCAATTCCATCAATATGTTAAGACTCATTTTCAGGCATCTATCAAACACATTAGGACAGATAATGGCACTAAATTTctgttacttttttttttttgctataaATGGTATCATTCACCAAATTAGTTTTGCATACACACCTTAGCATAATAGTgtggttgaaaaaaaaaataccaccATCTTCTTAATGTTGCTTGGGCTCTTTTATTTCATGCTCACCTGTCTGTTCAGTTCTGAGGTTTTGCAGTTCTCACTGCCAGTTATCTAATTAACAGAATTCTTGTTCCTCAATTTGCAAAGAAAACACCTTTTGAAGGTTTATTCCATAAGTCTCCATCTTATAGTCATCTCGAGTCTTTTAGTCGTCTTTGTTATGCTTCAAACCTTATTTTTCACAGAACTAAGTTTGCATCTAGATCTAGAAAATGCATCTTTATTGGTTATCCTATAGGTGTCAAAGGCTATAAACTTTATGACTTGAATGCTAAAGTCATTGTTATTTCCAGAGATGTCATGTTCTTTAAGCAAATCTTTCCCTTTCAAGAGCCTTCACAAGTTGCTATGCCTCTCAGGAACTCTAATATCCTTGATTTAGTGTTACTTGCTATTCCTAATCTTGATATTCTTTTCTTCAAACTGACTCTCAGCCTGCAGCTTTTGCTTATCATACAGATCATGTTCATACACAGGAAGAAATGAATTCTGATTCGGATATCAAGATTTTCCATGTATCTTCATGATTATCATGTCACTCTAAAAAAACCTTGTCCTCCCACTATTCTCTATACTGCATATCCTATTCAACAATTTGTGTCCTATAATAGGCTATCTCCCTCTTATAGAAGTTTTATCCTTAATGTTTCTTCTGCCTTTGAGCCATCTACTTACACTCAAGTAGTCAAATTTGATCATTGGAGATATGTTATGCAATAAGAGATTGATGTATTAGAAGCCAATAAAACCTGGACCATTACCACCCTTCCTACTAGAGCCAAGCCTGTGGGTTACAAGTGGGTGTATAAAGTCAAATTTCACTCTGATGATATTGTGGAAAAGTATAAAGCTAGACTGATTGCAAAAGGCTACACTCAGAGACTAGGTTTGATTTGTAGGAAACATTCATTCTAGTAGCTAAACACACCACTGTTAGAGTTGTTCTAGCACTAGCAGCTATTCATGGTTGGCATCTATCCCAACTAGATATCAACAATACTTTTCTTGATGGAGAGTTAAATGAAGAGGTCTATATGGAGATTCTGTTAGGCTATGACATTCAAGGAGAGTATAAGGACAAGTCTAAACTAGTCTACAAGTtgcataaatttttatatggcTTGAAGCAAGCCTCAAGGTAATGGAACATCAAGTTTACCACAAGTCTTTTGTAGGAAGGTTTTGTACAGTTCAAAAATGATTATTCACTCTTCACTAAGCACATAAAAGGAGAGTTCATTGTTGTTTTGATGTATGTAGATGATATTATAGTAAGCAGTAGTAACAAAAGATTGATTAAGCAATTTAAAACCTGCTTGAGCTCACATTTCAAAATGAAGGACTTAGGACCTCTTCACTATTTCTTGGGCTTGAAAATTGTTAGATCTATTAAAGGCATTGTTGTGTCACAATGGAAATTCATTCTAGAAATTTGGAGGAATATGGGATGTTGGGTGCGAAGCCATGCTCaatactaataaaaataaaaattaaagcactATAAGGAAAATGTTCTCTCTGATCCTACTATTTATAGGCAACTAGTGGGAAAGCTAATATATATCACTCTCACTAGGCCAGATGTTGCCTATAGTATACATGTGTTGTCTTAATTTATTGATAGGCCTACTTAGGAACATTTAGATACTGGATTCAGAGTTCTTAAATACTTAAAAGATGCTCTTGGTCAAAGGTTATTCCTAATTGTAGAATTTGAGTTACAATTAGGGCATACTCTGATAGTGACTGGACCAATTGCATAGAAACTAGAAGATCCCTAACTAAGTTTTGTATGTTCCTCGAAAAGTCTCTAATTAGCTAGAAGTCCAAGAAGCAAGCTACTGTCTCCAGAAGCTCAGTCGAAGTAGAATATAGATCCATCATTGTTGTTACTATAGAAATTCTTTTGTTAGTTTTACTGTTAGCAGACTTGAATATCCTGGCTCCGTAACCTGTGAAATTATTGTGTGACCACATGTTTGCTATCCATATTTCTAAGAATCCAGTCTTGCATGAAAGAATAAAGCATATAGAAATTGATTGTCACTTCATCCGATAAAAGGTGTTGCCTGGTGTAATTCAGCCAGAATATATCAATACAAAAGAACAAGCAGCAGATCTATTTACCAAAGCTCTACATCCTGGACAATTCAAATATCTTTTGAGCAAGTTGAACATTAGTACATATATGTTCAACTTTAGAGGGAGTATCAAGATAAGCAAAGCTAAAAAGGAATTCGTTAGAATTAGTTAGACTGTTAGTTTGTTACTGAGCTGTAACTTAATTAGTTAGACAAGTTATTGAGTTGAACCAACCTCTAACTCTTGTATACAAAGCCTTGTAACTGAGGAATTAAGATATGATATTCTCTCTTTCCTCTTcctattttctttc
Encoded proteins:
- the LOC110627095 gene encoding WASH complex subunit 3 isoform X1; translated protein: MMMMMMPPPTLFLASTLAFITLLTTAAHARILQDCSLLKATILATYERHLTPPPTPILSPSSHQLTDGYVRPYHHPPPPPKPATPIGQLENIAFPCAQGQSDQPCNNYISMVTDYGRTSISPPPPPMPASPSHPLHRTLQEGSPPSHLASA
- the LOC110627095 gene encoding WASH complex subunit 3 isoform X2 codes for the protein MMMMMMPPPTLFLASTLAFITLLTTAAHARILQATILATYERHLTPPPTPILSPSSHQLTDGYVRPYHHPPPPPKPATPIGQLENIAFPCAQGQSDQPCNNYISMVTDYGRTSISPPPPPMPASPSHPLHRTLQEGSPPSHLASA